The genomic interval CTACAAGACCAGTGGCTGGACTGGAAGGCGATTGAGAAGAAGGACCGGGAGCGCGCGaaggcggagaagaagaagaagggcgagaatgccgaggaggaagaggaggaggatgatcAGGATgaaggcgacgaggttgGGGAgctggggaagaaggatgcggagaagatgatccGGGTCAAGGTTGGGCGCGGGCTTGGGGTTGGGGATTTGGTGGAGAAGAACGAGGCACAGGCGCAGTCGTGATTCGTTTCTGCACTTTGAACGGGGTTCTTGGATCTTGTCTGTGCAGCAGGGGGGATATGGTGTAGATTTATaatcctcctccttccttctaTAAAACGAGAAATCTCTACAAAAGTTGGATACATACACACATCTCTACCTTCGACATTGGTGGTCTAAACCATGGGACAGTGGTGGTTATGCAATGGAGATTGCTATCAGCCCAAAAATATGAATCTAGACATAATAACGAGAAGAAAACACCATTCAGAATCCATCAAGGGTTCATTGTGACGCCAGCAGCTTGAACGGTAGGAAAGCCAGCTTCCAATTATTAAAATCAAAATACCACGATCCGCGCATCTCATTGAGTGCTAGGATCCTTTTTGACAGGTTTCTTATTCGCATCGGCGTCATCAACATCCGTAGAAGCGGAACGGGAGGCAGTActttgttgttgttgttgttgttgttgctgctgctgctgctgctgctgcttcttgcgcggcttcagcatctccttcagccGGGCCGATGCCTCATTCGACTTCCCTTTCTTATCAGCCACACTGTCAGACCGAGAATCCTGGGACCGGATTTgagaacgagaagaagaaggaccgcTTGACTGAGTCCCAGGGACAGACTGCGCAGGCGGAGCAGTGGGCAATGGTTTCTGAGTTTGGAGAGCAGACTCCGACGGAGTCGACGTCGCGCCAGACTCAGTAGACCCATCCAGCGCGAGACTCTCCAAGCGCCGGTCCAATGGCTGATCCTGTGGTTTCGGCtgatcaccatcaccagAGCGATGCCGCCCATGCTGTCTCCGCCGAGAGCGTTTCTGCTCGCGCTGCTCATCGCGCGCGCGACGAAATACGTCTTTGAATGCCTTCCTAGTAGCCCGCATTTCCTCTTTCATGGCGCGGCGTTCGGTGGAATTCCGCTGTTGCTGCTCGGGTGATTCCCAGCGTCCCCAGTCGTGGGGGTtttgttggtggtgatgattgtggtgaggatgttgatggcgccGCCCATGTAGCCAGCCTCTTCGGGGTGAAACCCGGGCTTCGTGGCGGGATTCCTGGAGGACGGAAAGCTGCCGCCGGAGGTCCACGGCGGCGTCGTATAGGGTGCGGTCATGTCGGTCGTCCAGTGCTTGGAGTTGTGCTCGGACTGTGGTAAGGTCTGAGGCGTTGAGGTCGGATGTTGTTGAGAGAGAGTCGATTGAGCTGAGAGAGGATTCGGATGAAGTGGAGCTGACGGACCCTCGACGTGAGAGTTCGGCTGCAGGGGCTTCGGGTTCTGGTGGAGGCTGGACGTTCTGGTTCCGGTTTTCCGAAGTCACTTCGTTTTGGGGGCTTGGGTTGTTGATAGGCATCATCGGGATGCCATGTGCTTCCTGGGGATACTGCCCCCACGGAGGTCTTCCATTGTAGCCACCGTGTGGGAAAGCCCGCTTTTGTTCACGAAATCTTGCCTGCTCCTCGAGCCATCGACCATGTGCCAAAGCTTGGTCCTCGACTTGTCGAGAATAATGCTGTGCTTGAGCACTGATTTGATCGCCATATTGCTGCGCCTGCTCGCTGAATCGCTCCCCGTACTTTTGTGCTTGTGATGCAAGTGAAGAGATCCATCCAAAAGCACCACTTTTGGAAGCTCCTGGATTCTGATACTGAGGCTGTGGGTAGCCCCAGTGATTCCATCCCCATGGTGGGGCACTCCCATACGGTGGCTGGTGCGGGAAGTATCCGGGCGGCTGGTTGGCCGGCggagcaccagcgccagcaaACGGCGGTGCAGCAAATGGTGGACCAAAAGGCATACCAGGGCCGCCGGGATATGCAAAAGGAGGAACGGGCTGGCCAGGCCATGGGTTTGCCGGTGACGGCGTATATTGCCCTGACGTTGGTGACACAGGATTTGATTGTCCCGGCGAAGAAATCCCCGGAGATCCAGCGGCACCTTGGGGCTGGGCCGACTGATTCACCTTGGTTGTAGCGGGATAACATTTCGGGCAAAGAGCCGATGCAGGCGCAGCGTCCGGTTCGGCGACGTACACAAAGAAGAGGCAAGTCGCACGAGGTTCAAAAAAGCATTGGTTCCACTCGGCAATCACAGCCGCAATTCTAGCCCGCCGTTCATCGTCCGTCTCCTGCGGCCGGTCCTTGCGGTCTCGCTGGATCTCGGCCCTCAACTGCCGTGGCAGATGTTGCGACGAGGCTGCTAGTCCTAGCTGCGGCGGGAACAGGTGGCGGAGAAAGGTGTCCCAGTCCTGCTGGGTGACCTCGTCCACTCGCGCAG from Penicillium psychrofluorescens genome assembly, chromosome: 5 carries:
- a CDS encoding uncharacterized protein (ID:PFLUO_007728-T1.cds;~source:funannotate) gives rise to the protein MDQEEAPPPYSAVDPLLAQANNNRRNANSPQGPIPGSVPRTEYASSSSRIPAQPTNLGASPDPPAQFTSAVAYFEGRPPTLLDDSRGILHHHMTIYPRSQAKDFPRRPRCWAARVDEVTQQDWDTFLRHLFPPQLGLAASSQHLPRQLRAEIQRDRKDRPQETDDERRARIAAVIAEWNQCFFEPRATCLFFVYVAEPDAAPASALCPKCYPATTKVNQSAQPQGAAGSPGISSPGQSNPVSPTSGQYTPSPANPWPGQPVPPFAYPGGPGMPFGPPFAAPPFAGAGAPPANQPPGYFPHQPPYGSAPPWGWNHWGYPQPQYQNPGASKSGAFGWISSLASQAQKYGERFSEQAQQYGDQISAQAQHYSRQVEDQALAHGRWLEEQARFREQKRAFPHGGYNGRPPWGQYPQEAHGIPMMPINNPSPQNEVTSENRNQNVQPPPEPEAPAAELSRRGSVSSTSSESSLSSIDSLSTTSDLNASDLTTVRAQLQALDDRHDRTLYDAAVDLRRQLSVLQESRHEARVSPRRGWLHGRRHQHPHHNHHHQQNPHDWGRWESPEQQQRNSTERRAMKEEMRATRKAFKDVFRRARDEQREQKRSRRRQHGRHRSGDGDQPKPQDQPLDRRLESLALDGSTESGATSTPSESALQTQKPLPTAPPAQSVPGTQSSGPSSSRSQIRSQDSRSDSVADKKGKSNEASARLKEMLKPRKKQQQQQQQQQQQQQQQSTASRSASTDVDDADANKKPVKKDPSTQ